The Sylvia atricapilla isolate bSylAtr1 chromosome 12, bSylAtr1.pri, whole genome shotgun sequence genome has a segment encoding these proteins:
- the RPL13 gene encoding large ribosomal subunit protein eL13 → MAPSRNGMILKPHFHKDWQRRVATWFNQPARKLRRRKARQAKARRIAPRPVAGPIRPIVRCPTIRYHKKVRAGRGFSLEELKLAGINKKFARTIGISVDPRRRNKSTESLQANVQRLKEYHSKLILFPRKPAMPKKGDSSPEELKMATQLTGPVMPIKNVFKREKARVISEDEKNFKAFASLRMARANARLFGIRAKRAKEAAEQDVEKKK, encoded by the exons ATGGCGCCCAGCCGCAATGGGATGATCCTGAAGCCCCACTTCCACAAGGACTGGCAGCGCCGAGTCGCCACCTGGTTCAACCAGCCCGCCCGCAAGCTCCGCAG GAGGAAGGCTCGCCAGGCCAAGGCTCGCCGCATCGCCCCCCGGCCCGTGGCCGGGCCCATCCGGCCCATCGTCAGGTGCCCTACAATCAGATACCACAAAAAAGTCCGTGCTGGCAGAGgcttcagcctggaggagcttAAA CTCGCTGGCATCAACAAGAAGTTTGCCCGGACTATCGGAATCTCCGTGGATCCCCGGAGAAGGAACAAGTCCACTGAGTCCCTGCAGGCCAACGTGCAGAGGCTGAAGGAGTACCACTCCAAGCTCATCCTCTTCCCCAGGAAGCCAGCCATGCCCAAGAAGGGAGACAGCTCT CCCGAGGAGCTCAAGATGGCCACTCAGCTCACAGGACCTGTTATGCCCATCAAGAAC GTTTTCAAGCGGGAGAAGGCGCGTGTCATCTCGGAAGACGAGAAGAACTTCAAGGCCTTCGCCAGCCTTCGCATGGCCCGGGCCAACGCCCGCCTCTTCGGCATCCGCGCCAAGCGCGCCAAGGAAGCGGCGGAGCAGGACgtggagaagaagaaatga